One Candidatus Micrarchaeia archaeon genomic window, CCTTCCATTGTAAATTGGTATGTTTCATTTGAATTAGTATAATCTATTATTGCTTCATAATCTCCTTTTGGTAAATTAAAAAATGTGAATCCCCCGCTTCCTGTTGCTTTTGTTGTATTTAAAATAGTAACATTTGCTTTTAAACCGCCTTTATATTCATCAAAAACACGTATTGTCACCTGGCTTATATTAATATAATAAGTTCTTGATCTTCTTCCACTTTCAGCATCAATTTTATGCGACTGCTGTTCTCCCATGTATTCTACAAATAAAGTATATTCTGTTTCTGTTAAAGATTCTTGATATTCAGTATTTGTTAATTTTAAATTCACGATTCCATATTTATCAGTATATTGTTTATTTGTCGTTACAAATCCTTTTATACTATTTAATTGATAATTTGTCCATACTGCTACTCCTTCCATAGACCTATTTTTTGAATCAACAACTAATACTTCCAGTTCTTCAATAAAAGCTGCATTAGAAACACATAATAAAAACATCATAATTCCTATTAAAATTATATTTTTCATATATTCACCAAAACAATTATAATAAGTTTAGTTTAAAATTGTTTTCACAATATTTTTGTGGAGGAAAAAGAATGGAAGACAAATTAATTTTATCTGGATGCTTATTAATAAACAAAAATAAGGAAATTTTACTATTAAAAAGAAAAGATCACGGACATTATGAAACTCCTGGTGGAAAAGTCGAAACAACTGAGAATTTAATAAATATTCAAATTTTAAGAGAAAATGCTGAAAGAGAATTAAGAGAAGAAGTAGGAAGTGATTTTGAAATTGATAATCTAGTATTTTTTTCAAATGTAGTATTTACTACTCCAGACGGCAGAAAAGCAATTGCTAATAAATTTACTACTAATTTAATTAGTGAAGAGCCTAAAATAAATGAACCTGAATTATTCAGTGAAATTAAATGGATACCAATAAGCGCAATAGATTCAGTTAATTTATCTCCTGATTTGAGAATAATAGCGCCTTTAATAAAAGAAAGGCTCTAAGCATTTACAAATTTTTGTATTAACTCTTTTGCTTCTGAATCTGAGTATTGAACGCGCGGGTGTTTAAATAAATAAGCTGAAGCTTCATCTATTGAACCCCCTAAATTTCTATCTTTTGCTATCTTCACTAATCTAATAGCATCTACTACTACTCCTCCAGAATTTGCTTTGTCATCAACTTCTAATTTTAAATCAATTTTAAAAGGAACATCTGCCCATGAATTTGCTTCCATTTTAATAAAACATATTTTGGTATTTTTTAAAAAAGGTATAAAATCACTTGGACCAATATGTATATCATCTTCATTAAGACGCTCTGTTAACTGGCTTTGAACAGACTCGGTTTTAGATATTTTTTTAGAGACTAACCTTTCTCTTTCAAGCATATTTTTAAAATCTGTATTTCCCCCAACATTTAACTGATAAGTATGTTTAATTTTAGCACCTCTATCATCACATAATTTAGACAAAACACGATGTATAATGGTTGCCCCTACTTGGGATTTAATATCATCACCAATAACAGGAACTCCTGCTTGTTTGAATTTATTATTCCATTCTTCATTAGAAGCAATAAAAACAGGCATACAATTTACAAAAGCAGTTTTAGTTTCTAAACATATATCTGCCCAAAATTCAACTGCTTTTTCAGAACCAACAGGCAGATAATTTACAATAACATCTACTTGTTTTTCTCTTATTTCATTTAATATCTCTTTTTTTAATTCATCAATGGGTTTAGTCTGTTCAATTGGATCAAACCAATCTTCAACATATTTACCTACCCCATCTAATCTTGGTGATTCTTTAACAATTACTTCTGTTTTTGGCATATCCTTAACATAATCAACAAAATTAGGTTTTGCATATTGTGCTTCACTCAATTCTTTTCTAACTTTATGCTTTGAAACATCCCATGCAGATACAAACTCAATATCTTTCCATGAATAATCCCCCAACTTATCATTCATTATGCCTACAACTGTATTATTTGTTCTTCTATAATATTCTAAACCTTGATATAAACCAGCAAAACAATTTCCTACTCCTACTACGCCTACTTTTATTTTTCCCATTCAATCACCTATTTAATAGCCATATATATTTTGTATTTATATAAATACTATACCTTTTAAATACTTATCTTTAAAATTAAATCATGGGAAAACCATTAAATAGACTTGAAAAACATACTCAAATAAATAATATTTGGATTTATGTTTTATCCTTATTAAAAAAAAGAGATTTACACGCATATACTTTAAATCAAGAAATAAAAAATAAATTTGGATTTAAACCAAGCAGAATAATGATGTATCTAATTTTATACAAATTAGAAGAAGAGAATATGATTGAATCATATTTAAAAGAAAGAAGAAAATACTATAAAATAACAAAAAAAGGAGAAGAAGAAATAAAAAAAGCTAAATTATATCTGACTAATTTATCAAAAAAAATATAGGTGTGAAAATGAATAGAGAAGAATTATTAAAAAAAGGAGAGATTCTCATAGAAATAAAAAAAACAGGTATAAAACAAAGAGTTACATTTAGAATAATAAAAGAAGACACCCCAGAAGGAAAAATTCCTTTTTTAACTGCTGAAAAATTTATAGATTTACCAGAATTAATAAAAATATGCGAAGAATACCAGCTCCCAATAAAAGCAAAAAATGGAAAACTTTTTCCAAAAGGAAAAATGGCTAAA contains:
- a CDS encoding NUDIX hydrolase, translated to MEDKLILSGCLLINKNKEILLLKRKDHGHYETPGGKVETTENLINIQILRENAERELREEVGSDFEIDNLVFFSNVVFTTPDGRKAIANKFTTNLISEEPKINEPELFSEIKWIPISAIDSVNLSPDLRIIAPLIKERL
- a CDS encoding inositol-3-phosphate synthase, whose translation is MGKIKVGVVGVGNCFAGLYQGLEYYRRTNNTVVGIMNDKLGDYSWKDIEFVSAWDVSKHKVRKELSEAQYAKPNFVDYVKDMPKTEVIVKESPRLDGVGKYVEDWFDPIEQTKPIDELKKEILNEIREKQVDVIVNYLPVGSEKAVEFWADICLETKTAFVNCMPVFIASNEEWNNKFKQAGVPVIGDDIKSQVGATIIHRVLSKLCDDRGAKIKHTYQLNVGGNTDFKNMLERERLVSKKISKTESVQSQLTERLNEDDIHIGPSDFIPFLKNTKICFIKMEANSWADVPFKIDLKLEVDDKANSGGVVVDAIRLVKIAKDRNLGGSIDEASAYLFKHPRVQYSDSEAKELIQKFVNA
- a CDS encoding helix-turn-helix transcriptional regulator; translated protein: MGKPLNRLEKHTQINNIWIYVLSLLKKRDLHAYTLNQEIKNKFGFKPSRIMMYLILYKLEEENMIESYLKERRKYYKITKKGEEEIKKAKLYLTNLSKKI